A single region of the Cronobacter condimenti 1330 genome encodes:
- the mrcB gene encoding bifunctional glycosyl transferase/transpeptidase: MAGNDREPIGRKGRPTRPAKQKVSRRRLREEDYDDEYEDEDDEEPMPRKVKGKKGKGGKPSGKRRWLWLLLKLFVVFVVLFVIYGVYLDQKIRSRIDGKVWQLPAAVYGRMVNLEPDMTISKQEMVKLLEATQYRQVTKMTRPGEFTVQANSIEMIRRPFDFPDSKEGQIRARLEFDGDHLATIENMDSNRNFGFFRLDPRLITMLSSPNGEQRLFVPRSGFPDLLVDTLVATEDRHFYEHDGISVWSIGRAVLANLTAGRAVQGGSTLTQQLVKNLFLTNKRTLWRKANEAYMALIMDARYGKDRILELYLNEVYLGQSGDDQIRGFPLASLYYFGRPVEELSLDQQALLVGMVKGASLYNPWRNPKLALERRNLVLRLLQEQKVIDQELYDMLSARPLGVQPRGGVISPQPAFMQMVRQELQAKLGDKVKDLSGVKIFTTFDSVAQDAAEKAAVEGIPALIKQRKLKDLETAMVVVDRFTGEVRAMVGGANPQFAGYNRAMQARRSIGSLAKPATYLTALSQPNTYRLNTWIADAPISLRQPNGQVWSPQNDDHRFSGQVMLVDALTRSMNVPTVNLGMALGLQAVTDTWKKLGAPENQLHPVPAMLLGALNLTPIEVAQAFQTIASGGNRAQLSVLRSVIAEDGSVLYQSFPQSERAVPAQAAYLTLWTMQQVVQRGTGHALAVKFPKLHLAGKTGTTNNNVDTWFAGIDGREVVITWVGRDNNQPTKLYGASGAMAIYQRYLSNQSPIPLDLTPPEDIVDMGVDDMGNFLCGGGMRTLPVWTSDPNTLCQQSQPVAPSGNPFDQSAPQQPQQQQPQQAPQQEEKSDGVAGWIKDMFGSN, encoded by the coding sequence ATGGCGGGGAATGACCGCGAACCTATTGGACGCAAAGGACGACCGACGCGTCCGGCAAAACAGAAGGTAAGCCGTCGTCGTCTCAGGGAAGAGGATTATGACGATGAGTACGAAGATGAAGATGATGAGGAGCCGATGCCGCGTAAGGTAAAAGGTAAAAAAGGCAAAGGTGGCAAACCGAGCGGCAAGCGCCGCTGGCTATGGCTTCTGTTAAAGCTGTTTGTGGTATTTGTGGTGCTGTTTGTTATCTACGGCGTCTATCTCGATCAGAAGATCCGCAGCCGTATTGATGGCAAAGTCTGGCAACTGCCCGCCGCGGTCTATGGCCGCATGGTCAATCTTGAGCCGGATATGACCATCAGCAAGCAAGAGATGGTGAAGCTGCTTGAGGCGACGCAGTACCGTCAGGTGACGAAAATGACGCGTCCTGGCGAGTTTACCGTCCAGGCTAACAGCATTGAGATGATCCGCCGCCCGTTCGATTTCCCGGACAGCAAAGAAGGGCAGATCCGCGCGCGTCTGGAGTTTGACGGCGACCATCTGGCCACGATCGAAAATATGGACAGCAACCGTAACTTCGGTTTCTTCCGTCTCGATCCGCGGCTTATTACCATGCTTTCATCGCCAAACGGTGAACAGCGCCTGTTTGTGCCGCGCTCCGGCTTCCCGGATCTGCTGGTCGATACGCTGGTGGCCACTGAAGACCGCCATTTCTACGAGCATGATGGTATCAGCGTTTGGTCTATTGGCCGTGCGGTGCTGGCAAACCTGACCGCGGGCCGCGCTGTGCAGGGCGGCAGTACGCTGACGCAACAGCTGGTGAAAAACCTGTTTTTGACCAACAAGCGCACCCTGTGGCGTAAAGCCAACGAAGCGTACATGGCGCTCATCATGGACGCGCGCTACGGCAAAGACCGCATTCTTGAGCTTTATCTCAATGAAGTGTATCTCGGTCAGAGCGGTGACGATCAGATCCGCGGCTTCCCGCTGGCGAGCCTGTACTACTTTGGCCGTCCGGTCGAAGAGCTGAGCCTCGATCAGCAAGCGTTGCTGGTCGGCATGGTGAAGGGCGCGTCGCTCTATAACCCGTGGCGTAACCCGAAACTGGCCCTGGAACGTCGTAACCTGGTGCTGCGCCTGCTGCAGGAGCAGAAGGTGATTGATCAGGAGCTCTACGACATGCTGAGCGCCCGTCCGCTTGGCGTTCAGCCGCGTGGCGGCGTGATCTCCCCGCAGCCGGCGTTTATGCAGATGGTACGCCAGGAGTTGCAGGCGAAGCTTGGCGATAAAGTAAAAGATCTTTCCGGCGTGAAGATTTTCACCACGTTTGATTCGGTCGCGCAGGACGCGGCGGAGAAAGCGGCGGTGGAAGGTATTCCGGCGCTTATCAAACAGCGCAAGTTGAAGGATCTGGAAACCGCGATGGTCGTGGTGGATCGCTTTACCGGCGAAGTCCGCGCGATGGTCGGCGGCGCGAACCCGCAGTTTGCGGGCTACAACCGCGCCATGCAGGCGCGCCGCTCTATTGGGTCGCTCGCGAAGCCAGCGACCTATCTGACGGCGTTAAGCCAGCCGAACACGTACCGTCTGAACACCTGGATTGCCGATGCGCCGATCTCGCTGCGCCAGCCAAATGGCCAGGTCTGGTCGCCGCAGAACGACGATCATCGTTTCAGCGGGCAGGTGATGCTGGTAGATGCACTGACGCGCTCTATGAACGTGCCAACGGTTAATCTCGGTATGGCGCTCGGGTTGCAGGCAGTGACCGACACCTGGAAAAAACTGGGCGCGCCGGAAAACCAGTTGCATCCGGTGCCGGCGATGTTGCTTGGCGCGCTGAACCTGACGCCGATTGAAGTGGCGCAGGCGTTTCAGACCATCGCGAGTGGCGGCAACCGCGCCCAGCTTTCTGTGCTGCGCTCGGTGATTGCGGAAGATGGCAGCGTGCTGTATCAGAGCTTCCCGCAGTCGGAGCGCGCCGTTCCGGCGCAGGCCGCTTACCTGACGCTCTGGACGATGCAGCAGGTGGTGCAGCGCGGTACCGGCCATGCGCTGGCGGTGAAATTCCCGAAACTGCATCTGGCAGGTAAAACGGGGACCACTAATAACAACGTCGACACCTGGTTTGCCGGTATCGACGGGCGTGAAGTGGTGATCACCTGGGTGGGCCGCGACAATAACCAGCCGACCAAGCTCTACGGGGCCAGCGGTGCGATGGCGATTTACCAGCGCTATCTCAGTAATCAGTCGCCGATCCCGCTGGATTTGACGCCGCCTGAAGATATTGTCGACATGGGCGTCGATGACATGGGCAACTTCCTCTGCGGCGGCGGCATGCGCACGTTGCCGGTCTGGACCAGCGATCCGAATACGCTCTGCCAGCAGAGCCAGCCGGTCGCGCCGTCGGGCAATCCGTTCGACCAGTCTGCGCCGCAGCAGCCGCAGCAGCAGCAGCCGCAACAGGCGCCGCAGCAGGAAGAGAAGAGCGACGGCGTCGCGGGCTGGATCAAAGATATGTTCGGCAGCAACTAA